In Rutidosis leptorrhynchoides isolate AG116_Rl617_1_P2 chromosome 2, CSIRO_AGI_Rlap_v1, whole genome shotgun sequence, one genomic interval encodes:
- the LOC139893940 gene encoding calcium uniporter protein 4, mitochondrial-like, with translation MALRTAIAKHLYRTRVPTIKNIVHSPLSQKSLSVDASLINRNTSLRLPIHFYFPFEDKLKVSNNKPVSDSVRLSSPDTKKVIRCSQLQKVRLALKLIQTNSITYTEFVKICSEACSNRDQGLEFAKLLDLAGDVIVLGNVVFLHPNQVAKSMEKLISQSMAIPNDPRRQELEELETRKALIDRKAISQVRGELYCGLGYLILQTLGFMRLTFWELSWDVMEPVCFFVTSFHCVLGYMFFLRTSKEPTFEGYFQRRFRMKQRKLMDSYKFDYEKYNDLCKAYYPDFETKVSGIMHKYRLRS, from the exons ATGGCTCTCCGAACAGCCATAGCGAAACATCTCTACAGAACTCGAGTCCCAACGATAAAAAATATCGTACATTCTCCATTGTCTCAAAAATCGTTATCTGTAGATGCCAGTTTGATCAATCGAAATACGAGTTTAAGGTTGCCAATACACTTCTATTTTCCTTTTGAAGATAAGCTGAAAGTATCAAACAATAAGCCGGTTTCAGATTCTGTAAGATTATCGTCCCCTGATACTAAAAAAGTTATCAGGTGTTCACAGTTGCAGAAAGTGAGATTAGCCCTCAAGTTGATCCAAACAAATTCAATTACTTACACTGAATTTGTTAAAATTTGTAGTGAAGCGTGTAGTAATCGTGATCAAGGACTCGAATTCGCAAAACTGTTAGATTTAGCTGGAGATGTTATCGTTTTGGGGAACGTCGTATTCCTCCATCCAAATCAG GTTGCAAAATCAATGGAAAAATTAATCTCACAATCTATGGCAATCCCAAATGATCCAAGGAGGCAAGAACTCGAAGAACTAGAGACACGAAAGGCTTTGATTGATCGAAAAGCAATATCACAAGTTCGTGGTGAGCTATATTGTGGTCTAGGCTATTTGATCCTACAGACGTTAGGGTTCATGCGGTTAACGTTTTGGGAACTAAGTTGGGATGTAATGGAACCGGTTTGCTTTTTTGTCACATCTTTTCATTGTGTACTTGGCTACATGTTTTTCTTGAGGACATCAAAAGAGCCCACTTTCGAAGGGTACTTTCAACGACGATTTAGGATGAAGCAAAGGAAGCTTATGGATTCGTACAAGTTTGATTACGAGAAGTATAACGATCTTTGTAAGGCGTATTATCCAGATTTTGAAACTAAAGTTTCGGGTATCATGCATAAGTATCGTTTAAGAAGCTAG